One region of Tachysurus vachellii isolate PV-2020 chromosome 11, HZAU_Pvac_v1, whole genome shotgun sequence genomic DNA includes:
- the ythdf1 gene encoding YTH domain-containing family protein 1 has protein sequence MSTTSIDPQTSKGQDAKVQNGSLHQKETVHDNDFEPYLTGQSNPNNSYQSMTDPYLSSYYAPSIGFPYPLSEAPWSTGGDPPIPYLAPYAPLSNGDHHFMHDTVFGQPGGLGSSIYPHRFNFFPENPAFSAWGTSGSQGQQTQSSAYGGSYSYPPSSLGGTLVPDGQTGFHSDTLNKAPGMNSLEQGMLGLKIGGDVVTGTGSAVKTVGSVIGASGAVATGNGGTPVGMPAPKPTSWAAIASKPAKAQQLKVKSKAGIPVAGGAPPPPIKHNMDIGTWDNKGAKVATPLPPQQQQQQLPSLSHGHLPPHPHPHPQPPMPSAQSLAQHMALQAPPPPAPPQPYQNHTPAPAPQTRWIAPRNRNPGYGGGGSMDSTGPCSGGGLGNGAGGGVMGTSSSSSMGSGDPHPLLEKLRASHSYNPKDFDWNLKHGRVFIIKSYSEDDIHRSIKYSIWCSTEHGNKRLDAAFRALNGRGPVYLLFSVNGSGHFCGVAEMRSPVDYGTSAGVWAQDKWKGKFDVDWLFVKDVPNSQLRHIRLENNDNKPVTNSRDTQEVPLEKAKQVLKIIATYKHTTSIFDDFSHYEKRQEEEEVVRKNYEPTSSQNRSRLDQERQNRSKQ, from the exons TGCAAAATGGCTCACTCCACCAAAAGGAAACGGTCCATGACAACGACTTTGAACCTTACCTCACTGGCCAGTCTAATCcg AACAACAGCTATCAATCCATGACTGACCCCTACTTATCAAGCTACTATGCGCCATCCATTGGCTTCCCCTACCCCCTTAGTGAGGCTCCCTGGTCAACTGGCGGTGACCCTCCAATTCCTTATCTTGCTCCCTATGCCCCTCTCAGCAATGGAGACCATCATTTTATGCATGACACTGTGTTTGGACAGCCAGGGGGATTGGGTAGCAGCATCTACCCCCACCGTTTTAACTTTTTCCCAGAGAATCCTGCTTTCTCTGCCTGGGGCACCAGTGGCTCTCAGGGACAGCAGACTCAAAGCTCAGCCTATGGGGGCAGCTACAGCTACCCACCCAGCTCTCTGGGTGGCACTCTTGTGCCTGATGGGCAGACAGGCTTCCACAGTGACACCTTGAACAAGGCACCAGGTATGAACAGTCTGGAGCAGGGCATGCTGGGGCTGAAGATTGGTGGTGATGTTGTCACCGGGACTGGCTCGGCTGTCAAGACTGTTGGTTCAGTAATCGGTGCCAGTGGTGCAGTAGCTACTGGCAATGGTGGAACCCCTGTAGGCATGCCAGCACCCAAACCCACCTCGTGGGCAGCCATTGCAAGTAAGCCAGCCAAAGCGCAGCAGTTAAAGGTCAAAAGCAAAGCTGGGATCCCTGTGGCAGGAGGTGCACCACCACCACCTATCAAACACAACATGGACATTGGAACCTGGGACAACAAGGGGGCTAAAGTGGCAACGCCTTTGCCTccccagcagcagcaacagcagttGCCTTCTCTATCACATGGTCACTTGCCccctcaccctcaccctcaccctcagccaCCCATGCCCTCAGCCCAGTCCCTGGCACAGCATATGGCACTACAGGCTCcacctcctcctgctcctcctcagCCCTACCAGAATCATACACCGGCTCCAGCACCTCAGACACGGTGGATAGCACCACGTAATCGGAACCCAGGTTATGGTGGAGGGGGTAGCATGGACAGCACTGGTCCTTGCAGTGGTGGTGGATTGGGCAACGGTGCAGGAGGAGGAGTGATGGGCACTAGCTCTAGCTCCAGCATGGGCTCAGGAGACCCACACCCATTGCTGGAGAAGCTGCGTGCATCACATAGCTACAACCCGAAGGACTTCGACTGGAACCTGAAACATGGCCGTGTTTTCATCATCAAGAGCTACTCAGAAGATGACATCCACCGTTCAATCAAATACTCAATCTGGTGCAGCACAGAGCACGGTAATAAGAGGCTGGACGCAGCATTCCGTGCCCTCAATGGCCGGGGCCCTGTCTACCTGCTGTTTAGTGTTAATGGTAGTGGGCACTTCTGTGGTGTGGCAGAGATGCGTTCACCAGTAGACTACGGCACTAGTGCCGGTGTCTGGGCACAGGACAAGTGGAAGGGCAAATTTGATGTGGACTGGCTCTTTGTCAAAGATGTGCCCAACAGCCAGTTGCGCCATATCCGCTTGGAGAACAATGACAACAAACCTGTGACCAACTCGCGTGACACCCAGGAGGTACCACTGGAGAAGGCCAAACAGGTGCTGAAGATCATCGCCACCTACAAGCACACCACATCCATCTTCGATGATTTCTCGCACTATGAGAAAcgacaggaggaggaagaggtggtGAGAAAG AACTATGAACCTACTTCATCCCAGAATCGATCACGTCTGGATCAG GAACGCCAAAATCGAAGTAAACAATAG